The DNA segment AATTTTGCTTTAATTGAACAAGAAACTGTTTTTGAAAATTTAGAAATAGCATTAAAATATGTTAAATTAAAAAAAGCTGATAAAATAGATTTAATAAAATCCGCTTTAAAAAGTGTTGATTTAGAAGGATATGAAAAGAGAAAAATATATGAACTAAGTGGAGGGGAGCAACAAAGAGTTGCAATGGCAAGAGTAGTTTTAAAACCAAGTAAAATAGTATTGGCAGATGAACCTACTGGATCCCTAGATTGTAATAATAGAAATAAAATTATGAGTTTACTGAAACAATTAAATAAAAAAGGAAAAACTATTGTAATAGTAACTCATGATAGAGAAGTAGCAAATAGTTGTGATAGGATTATAGAACTATAGAATATATTTAAAATGGTTTATGAAACTATATTCGTTAATGTGGGATTTGTGGTTTTTGTTGGCTACACCTATAAATAACGTTGTACTTGTACAACTTTCTTAAGTAGTACATACCGGGTGGACAAGCCCTTTTATCCAAATGAACGAAGTGAGCTATAAGTAAGGAACGAACGGTTAGCTCCAGCGTAGAGAATGAAGGATTAAAAGGCTTGTCCACCCTTAAACACGTATTCTTATATATCAAAGGGTAAAGGGTAGATATGAGGACCATAGAGAAGCTGCTCCATAGCCTACTCATTTCTACCCTCATAAGAGTACCTTTAATGAGTTTATACCCTTGGGTGGACTTGCTTGCATGGGTGTATGCCAAGGAATTCATGGGAGCATGTCCAGCCCTAAAATACCAGTAGCCAACCGGTGGGTAAATTTCGTGACTTCGAAATTTATCAAGCGTGTTGGAAGGAAAAGGTTTCTTTTTTTCTAGTGGGTGGAAGAAAAAAACTCCAATGGCTCCGGAGCACTACCAAGGGGCAGAAACCAAGCTTTTAACACTTTCATAAAAAAATTAATCTTTTTTTCATACCTTTTGCACGCCATCGGGTACCCTAACAAAAGGACTAGCTTTGGCTTTAGAGATTCTTAGTTTAGGGGAGGTTCACGGAACGGAAAACTCAACTGAACTTAGAAGCTCTTAACAGAAGCTTGTACTTTTTGGGGTGATGGATAACGTGCCGGCCTGTGCTTTAAAAAATGCCATACCAGGGATAATATAAGTGCTAAGATAACTATCTTTTTAGATTTCTTCATAAAACCATTTGCCTTTTTTCTGTTATAATATAAATTAATACCATACTTTTTAAAATATATAAGTTTATATGGTATTTAACAATTACTTACCCAAACTTTGTTAGAAAAAGGGGAATGAATTTTATGTTTAAAAAAGAGTGGCAATTTTTAAAAAAGATACTTTTAGCATTTGTATGTACAATAGGAATTGATGTATTTTGTATATTTGTTGTATTTCCTTTTGTTTGTAAGTTTTACTCAAATGTAGATGCAGATTTAGCCAATTCTTTATGGATTAGTATTATGTTTGTGGCAATTATCTTTTCAATATTTCTATGTACATTTATTATTTGTGATGCAATAAAAAAGAACAAGCAGTAGTGTTGTATTTTTTCTGGTAGCTTATTAAATCAATATTTATACATAACCAAATTACATATTAACAAAAAACAAGTAAAAGTAATTTTGAATATACAATATTACTTTTACTTGTTTTCTTAAATAATTCTTTTTAACATTTATATTATTTTTCTGTAATAGCTTAATCATTTTCCCACCCTAGAAGCTTTTGCTCTAGTTCATCAAAGCTCATTCTGTCATTACAATTGAAGCCAGCTATTTTACTGTATTTACACAATTAATAGGTAAGCCTATGATCAATATCTCTATAATGAAATGAAAGAGTATCTTAATAAACTATCCGAAACTAGCATTTATAAAGACCATAGACTTATTTTATACTATATGAAAAAAATACATTCCATAGTACATGAAAAAGAAACCACCTTTAGATAATTTCCTGTTTGTGCAGCTGATTTATAAACATTTCTGATACATTGCTATAAACGCAGCATTCTTTAACATAGTCACTCACTGTAATTCCTAAAAGATCAGCCTTATCCTTTATTACCTTTTTCTCAAGCTCTGTAAGTCTTATCTGCAAAAGTTCACTCTTTGTTTCCTTCATAAAATCACTCCTGTAATTACAATCTATACTATATATTTTACTGGTAAATTTTGTAATTACAAGTTTTTTAATTATTTTTTTAAACTGCAAACTTTTTTCTTCAAACGGTTCCAATATATATTTACGAAACTATTTTTTATAGTTTCAAAAACTTATATGATAGGAGGAAAAAAATGAATAAGAAAAAATATGATAAACTTAAATTGGCAGTGAATATTACAACTATAATTATAATGTTAATTAATTTATTTAATAAATTAAGGTAGCACAATATTTTTATATCTTAGTTACTAATTACAAAAATTAAAAGAAGTATAGATTTTATATGGTCATACTTCTTTTATAATTTAATTATTATGAGCTTACTTTTTATTATAGAAACTGTTTAAGCATTGAAAATACTATATCATGATATCATTAAAAGAATATATAATGATAAGATGATTTCATTATAAGAATAAAAAAAGATATCATTCTTTATTTTCTCTTTAAAATCAGATTTTTTTGCCTAATCAACCCATATTTACTTAAATACACCTTTAGGTAACTTTTTCTATATTTGGGGCTTTTATAAAGGACTTTGCTTTTTTTTTATAGAATACTTTGTATAAACAGCGCTGTTTATATAAATAAAAAAGGGAGTTGGTTTAAATGTCAAAGACATTGACAAAAGTTTTAGCTGTATCATTAATTGTTTTAGGAGGCTTTGGTTTAAATGGAATAGTGAATCCTAAAACAGCATCTGCATGTCCTTACCACGTAAGTGATAGATTAGGCTCTTATCCTGGATATGTTTTAAGTATGAGAAACGAAAGCTATGATTCTAATGTAGCACAAGTTCAACAATTTCTTCGTGACTTATATTTTTCAACACCAGCAGATCCTAAATATAATGTATATTGCATTACCGTAGATGGTCATTTTGGTCCTGCAACTCAAGCTGCTGTATTATTCTATCAAGATCAACATGGATTATCTAGAGATGGTCAAGTTGGTCCTGCAACTTGGAGCTCAATGCAAAACCACGCTTAATTTATGGTGTAAGAAGTTTATCATGAGTGATACCCACCTTATATCATAGATAATTAAATTATTTATATAACTAAACCAAAAAATGTATTGATAATAGGCGGTTGAGGTTTCTCTTCGGCCTATTATTCTGTACTAAATATTTCATTTTACTCATATGTGACATAGCATTATTCTTAAAAGCAGGTCTTATATTTATAAAATTACTGAGGAAT comes from the Clostridium sp. TW13 genome and includes:
- a CDS encoding ABC transporter ATP-binding protein, translating into MQPVIELKNVSKSYDKKILNNLSIKIEENEIVAIVGESGKGKSTLLNIIGLLEDADSGEVIIDNEKSIKINSSKATKIIREKISYLFQNFALIEQETVFENLEIALKYVKLKKADKIDLIKSALKSVDLEGYEKRKIYELSGGEQQRVAMARVVLKPSKIVLADEPTGSLDCNNRNKIMSLLKQLNKKGKTIVIVTHDREVANSCDRIIEL
- a CDS encoding plasmid mobilization protein, whose amino-acid sequence is MKETKSELLQIRLTELEKKVIKDKADLLGITVSDYVKECCVYSNVSEMFINQLHKQEII
- a CDS encoding peptidoglycan-binding domain-containing protein, producing the protein MSKTLTKVLAVSLIVLGGFGLNGIVNPKTASACPYHVSDRLGSYPGYVLSMRNESYDSNVAQVQQFLRDLYFSTPADPKYNVYCITVDGHFGPATQAAVLFYQDQHGLSRDGQVGPATWSSMQNHA